From the Streptomyces syringium genome, one window contains:
- a CDS encoding 3'-5' exonuclease → MSCWFEGPLAAFDTETTGIDVENDRIVSAALVLQSQSGAAPIVTSWLVDPGVPVPEGATAIHGLTDEYLQRNGRWPAPVMEEVARALARQSARGVPLVVMNAPFDLTLLDRELRRHRATPLSEYLGVTPLCVLDPWVLDKHLDRYRKGRRTLTDLCAQYGVELAGAHDAVADATAALEVVRAVGRRFAARLERLSPAELHTRQAVWHSAQARGLQAWFARNGSEEVCDPAWPLRPDVPAAA, encoded by the coding sequence ATGTCGTGCTGGTTCGAGGGGCCGCTCGCCGCCTTCGACACCGAGACCACGGGGATCGATGTCGAGAATGACCGGATAGTGTCGGCGGCCCTCGTGCTGCAGTCGCAGTCGGGGGCCGCGCCGATCGTCACCAGTTGGCTGGTGGATCCGGGGGTGCCGGTGCCCGAGGGGGCGACGGCGATACACGGTCTGACGGATGAGTACCTCCAGCGGAACGGGCGCTGGCCGGCTCCGGTGATGGAGGAGGTGGCGCGGGCGCTCGCGCGGCAGTCGGCGCGTGGGGTGCCGCTGGTGGTGATGAACGCGCCGTTCGATCTGACGTTGCTGGACCGGGAGTTGCGGCGGCACCGGGCGACGCCGCTGTCGGAGTATCTGGGGGTGACGCCGTTGTGCGTGCTGGATCCCTGGGTGCTCGACAAGCATCTGGACCGGTACCGCAAGGGGCGTCGCACGCTGACGGATCTGTGTGCGCAGTACGGGGTGGAGCTGGCGGGCGCACACGACGCGGTGGCGGACGCCACGGCGGCGCTGGAGGTGGTGCGGGCGGTGGGGCGCCGGTTCGCGGCGCGGCTGGAGCGGCTGAGTCCGGCGGAGCTGCACACGCGGCAGGCGGTGTGGCACTCGGCGCAGGCCCGTGGCCTTCAGGCGTGGTTCGCGCGCAACGGTTCGGAGGAGGTGTGCGACCCGGCCTGGCCGCTGCGGCCGGACGTGCCCGCCGCGGCCTGA
- a CDS encoding HIT family protein → MLLNMTTEPEQQIGVGTPDAFQRLWTPHRMAYIQGENKPTGPGADDGCPFCSIPEKSDEDGLIIARGERVYAVLNLYPYNGGHLMVVPFRHIADYTELDDAETLELAEFTKRAMAALRAASGAHGFNIGMNQGSVAGAGIAAHLHQHIVPRWGGDTNFLPVIGHTKVLPQLLADTRKMLADVWPTV, encoded by the coding sequence ATGCTGCTCAACATGACGACTGAGCCGGAACAGCAGATCGGAGTCGGGACGCCGGACGCGTTCCAGCGCCTGTGGACGCCCCACCGGATGGCGTACATCCAGGGTGAGAACAAGCCGACCGGCCCCGGTGCCGACGACGGCTGTCCGTTCTGCTCGATTCCCGAGAAGAGCGACGAGGACGGGCTGATCATCGCCCGAGGTGAGCGCGTGTACGCGGTGCTCAACCTCTACCCGTACAACGGCGGGCACCTCATGGTCGTCCCCTTCCGGCACATCGCCGATTACACGGAGCTCGACGACGCCGAGACCCTGGAGCTCGCGGAATTCACCAAGCGGGCCATGGCCGCCCTGCGGGCCGCCTCCGGGGCGCACGGGTTCAACATCGGCATGAACCAGGGCAGCGTGGCCGGCGCCGGTATCGCCGCCCACCTGCACCAGCACATCGTGCCGCGCTGGGGCGGGGACACCAATTTCCTGCCCGTCATCGGCCACACCAAGGTGCTGCCCCAACTGCTCGCCGACACGCGGAAGATGCTCGCGGACGTCTGGCCGACCGTCTGA
- a CDS encoding elongation factor G-like protein EF-G2, whose protein sequence is MGEKTSTHPGAAGRAASADRPSRIRNVVLVGHSGSGKTTLVEALALATGAINRAGRVEDGAALSDYDEMEHRQQRSVQLSLVPVEWAGIKINLLDAPGYADFVGELRAGLRAADAALFVVSAAEGTEGIAGATRTVWEECAAVGMPRAIVVTHLEAARADFEEMTRTCRDAFGGDSPDSVLPLYLPLRGAEGPDGHHPVIGLIGLLSQRILDYSSGTRTDTAPSPDQLPLIEEARNKLIEGIIAESEDETLMDRYLTGEDIDVKTLVEDLERAVARGTFHPVLAAAPAAEGAKAGLGTIELLELITGAFPTPPERRTPVVTTPGGAPRPPLECDPAGPLAAEVIKTSSDPYVGRISLVRVFSGTLRPDETVHVSGHGLEDRGHESHDVDERVGALSSPFGKHQRPLNQAIAGDIACVAKLTRAETGDTLSAKGDPLLMEPWEMPDPLLPVAIQAHSKADEDKLSQGLARLVAEDPTMRLEHNPHTHQVVLWCLGEAHRDVALERLRTRYGVRVDAVPYKVSLRETFGSKAAGRGRHVKQSGGHGQYAICEIEVEPLPGGSGIEFVDKVVGGAVPRQFIPSVEKGVRAQAARGVAAGHPLVDVRITLLDGKAHSVDSSDAAFQTAGALALREAAAEARIHLLEPVAEVRVLVSDDYVGPVMSDLSGRRGRVVGTEQSGDGRTLVRAEVPEIEIDRYAVDLRSLSHGTGRFSRSYARHEPMPPNVADRVREQAENGA, encoded by the coding sequence ATGGGCGAGAAGACGAGCACACATCCAGGGGCCGCGGGCAGGGCAGCGTCGGCCGACCGGCCCAGCCGCATCAGGAACGTGGTGCTGGTCGGCCACAGCGGATCCGGGAAGACGACGCTGGTGGAGGCCCTGGCCCTGGCCACCGGCGCGATCAACCGCGCGGGCCGGGTCGAGGACGGCGCGGCCCTCTCCGACTACGACGAGATGGAACACCGCCAGCAGCGCTCCGTACAGCTGTCCCTGGTCCCTGTCGAATGGGCCGGAATCAAGATCAACCTCTTGGACGCACCCGGCTACGCCGACTTCGTCGGCGAGCTGAGGGCCGGTCTGCGCGCCGCGGACGCGGCCCTCTTCGTCGTCTCGGCGGCCGAGGGCACCGAAGGCATCGCCGGCGCGACCCGCACGGTGTGGGAGGAGTGCGCGGCGGTCGGCATGCCCCGCGCGATCGTGGTGACCCATCTGGAAGCGGCCCGCGCGGACTTCGAGGAGATGACCCGCACCTGTCGCGACGCCTTCGGCGGCGACTCCCCCGACTCCGTACTGCCGCTGTATCTGCCGCTGCGCGGCGCGGAGGGGCCCGACGGGCACCACCCCGTGATCGGCCTCATCGGCCTGCTCTCCCAGCGGATCCTCGACTACTCCTCGGGAACCCGGACGGACACCGCGCCCTCCCCCGACCAACTGCCGCTGATCGAGGAGGCCCGCAACAAGCTCATCGAGGGGATCATCGCCGAGAGCGAGGACGAGACCCTCATGGACCGCTATCTCACCGGCGAGGACATCGACGTCAAGACCCTCGTCGAGGACCTGGAACGGGCCGTCGCCCGCGGCACCTTCCACCCGGTCCTCGCCGCCGCCCCCGCCGCCGAGGGCGCCAAGGCGGGCCTGGGCACCATCGAGCTGCTGGAGCTGATCACCGGCGCCTTCCCCACCCCGCCCGAGCGCCGCACCCCCGTCGTCACCACTCCCGGCGGCGCCCCGCGCCCGCCCCTGGAGTGCGACCCCGCCGGACCCCTCGCCGCAGAGGTGATCAAAACCTCCTCGGACCCGTACGTCGGCCGGATCTCCCTGGTCCGCGTCTTCTCCGGCACCCTGCGCCCCGACGAGACGGTGCACGTCTCCGGACACGGGCTGGAGGACCGGGGCCACGAGAGCCACGACGTCGACGAACGCGTCGGCGCCCTCTCCTCGCCCTTCGGCAAACACCAGCGGCCGCTCAACCAGGCCATCGCCGGCGACATCGCCTGCGTCGCCAAACTCACCCGCGCCGAGACCGGCGACACCCTCTCCGCCAAGGGCGACCCGCTCCTGATGGAACCCTGGGAGATGCCCGACCCCCTGCTGCCCGTCGCCATCCAGGCCCACAGCAAAGCCGACGAGGACAAGCTCTCCCAAGGCCTGGCCCGGCTGGTCGCCGAAGACCCCACCATGCGCCTGGAACACAACCCGCACACCCACCAGGTCGTCCTGTGGTGCCTGGGCGAAGCCCACCGCGACGTGGCCCTGGAACGGCTGCGCACCCGCTACGGCGTACGCGTCGACGCCGTGCCGTACAAGGTGTCCCTGCGCGAGACCTTCGGCTCCAAGGCCGCGGGGCGCGGACGGCACGTCAAACAGTCGGGTGGCCACGGCCAGTACGCCATCTGCGAGATCGAGGTCGAACCCCTGCCCGGCGGCTCCGGCATCGAATTCGTCGACAAGGTCGTCGGCGGCGCGGTGCCCCGCCAGTTCATCCCCTCGGTGGAGAAGGGCGTCCGCGCCCAGGCGGCCCGCGGCGTCGCCGCCGGCCACCCCCTCGTCGACGTCCGGATCACCCTCCTCGACGGCAAGGCCCACTCGGTGGACTCCTCCGACGCCGCCTTCCAGACCGCGGGCGCCCTCGCCCTGCGCGAAGCCGCCGCCGAGGCCCGCATCCACCTCCTCGAACCCGTCGCCGAGGTACGGGTCCTGGTCTCCGACGACTACGTCGGCCCGGTGATGAGCGACCTCTCCGGCCGCCGCGGCCGCGTCGTCGGAACCGAGCAGTCCGGAGACGGCCGCACCCTCGTACGGGCCGAGGTCCCGGAGATCGAGATCGACCGCTACGCGGTGGACCTGCGCTCCCTCTCGCACGGCACCGGACGCTTCAGCCGCTCCTACGCCCGGCACGAACCCATGCCGCCCAATGTCGCGGACCGCGTCCGCGAACAGGCCGAGAACGGCGCATAG
- the pgsA gene encoding phosphatidylinositol phosphate synthase codes for MLNKYARAFFTRVLTPFAALLIRLGVSPDAVTLIGTGGVMAGALVFYPQGEFFWGTVVITLFVFSDLVDGNMARQLGRSSRWGAFLDSTLDRVADAAIFGGLALWYAGRGDSLTLCAVTIFCLASGQVVSYTKARGESIGLPVNVNGLVERAERLVISLVACGFSGLHKFGVPHIDKLLPIALWIVAVGSLVTMIQRVVTVRREAAEADAVPAGGGETG; via the coding sequence ATGCTGAACAAGTACGCGCGTGCGTTCTTCACGCGTGTTCTCACGCCGTTCGCCGCCCTGCTCATCCGCCTGGGCGTCAGCCCCGACGCGGTGACCCTCATCGGTACCGGCGGTGTGATGGCGGGCGCGCTGGTCTTCTACCCCCAGGGTGAGTTCTTCTGGGGCACGGTCGTCATCACGCTGTTCGTCTTCTCGGACCTGGTCGACGGCAACATGGCCCGTCAGCTGGGCCGCTCCAGCCGGTGGGGCGCCTTCCTCGACTCCACCCTCGACCGGGTCGCCGACGCGGCGATCTTCGGCGGGCTCGCGCTCTGGTACGCCGGGCGGGGCGACAGCCTCACCCTGTGCGCGGTGACGATCTTCTGCCTCGCCAGCGGCCAGGTGGTCTCGTACACCAAGGCACGCGGCGAGAGCATCGGCCTGCCGGTCAATGTCAACGGCCTGGTCGAGCGCGCCGAGCGGCTCGTCATCTCCCTGGTGGCCTGCGGCTTCTCCGGACTGCACAAGTTCGGCGTCCCGCACATCGACAAGCTGCTGCCCATCGCCCTGTGGATCGTGGCCGTCGGCAGCCTGGTCACCATGATCCAGCGAGTGGTGACCGTGCGCCGTGAGGCCGCCGAGGCGGACGCGGTGCCGGCCGGCGGGGGCGAGACCGGGTGA
- the thrS gene encoding threonine--tRNA ligase — MSDVRVIIQRDSERDERVVTTGTTAADLFAGERTIVAARVAGELKDLAYAVADGDEVEPVEISSEDGLNILRHSTAHVMAQAVQELFPEAKLGIGPPVKDGFYYDFDVEKPFHPDDLKAIEKKMQEIQKRGQKFSRRVVTDEAAREELADEPYKLELIGLKGSASHEDGADVEVGAGELTIYDNLDPKTGETCWSDLCRGPHLPTTRFIPAFKLMRNAAAYWRGSEKNPMLQRIYGTAWPTKDELKAHLEFLAEAEKRDHRKLGSELDLFSIPDEIGSGLAVFHPRGGIIRRVMEDYSRRRHEEEGYEFVYTPHATKGALFEKSGHLDWYADGMYPPMQLDAGTDYYLKPMNCPMHNLIFDARGRSYRELPLRLFEFGTVYRYEKSGVVHGLTRARGFTQDDAHIYCTREQMAEELDTTLTFVLDLLRDYGLNDFYLELSTKDPEKFVGSDEAWEEATETLRKVAEKQGLELVADPGGAAFYGPKISVQARDAIGRTWQMSTIQLDFNLPERFDLEYTGADGTKQRPVMIHRALFGSIERFFAVLLEHYAGAFPAWLAPVQAVGIPIGDGHVEYLQDFAAEAKKKGLRVEVDASSDRMQKKIRNHQKAKVPFMIIVGDEDMAAGTVSFRYRDGSQENGIARDQAIAKLVDVVERRVQV; from the coding sequence GTGTCAGACGTCCGTGTGATCATCCAGCGCGATTCCGAGCGGGACGAGCGTGTGGTGACGACGGGCACTACGGCCGCCGACCTGTTCGCCGGAGAGCGCACCATCGTCGCCGCCCGTGTCGCGGGCGAGCTGAAGGACCTCGCGTACGCGGTCGCCGACGGCGACGAGGTCGAGCCCGTCGAGATCTCCTCCGAGGACGGCCTCAACATCCTGCGCCACTCGACGGCCCACGTCATGGCCCAGGCCGTGCAGGAGCTCTTCCCCGAGGCCAAGCTGGGCATCGGCCCGCCGGTCAAGGACGGCTTCTACTACGACTTCGACGTCGAGAAGCCCTTCCACCCCGATGACCTCAAGGCCATCGAGAAGAAAATGCAGGAAATCCAGAAGCGGGGCCAGAAGTTCTCCCGCCGCGTGGTGACCGACGAGGCCGCCCGCGAGGAGCTCGCCGACGAGCCCTACAAGCTGGAGCTGATCGGCCTCAAGGGCTCCGCCTCGCACGAGGACGGCGCGGACGTCGAGGTGGGCGCCGGCGAGCTCACCATCTACGACAACCTGGACCCGAAGACCGGCGAGACGTGCTGGAGCGACCTCTGCCGCGGCCCGCACCTGCCGACCACCCGGTTCATCCCGGCGTTCAAGCTCATGCGCAACGCGGCGGCGTACTGGCGCGGCAGCGAGAAAAACCCCATGCTGCAGCGCATCTACGGCACCGCGTGGCCGACGAAGGACGAGCTGAAGGCGCACCTGGAGTTCCTCGCCGAGGCGGAGAAGCGTGACCATCGCAAGCTCGGTTCGGAGCTTGATCTCTTCTCCATCCCGGACGAGATCGGCTCGGGTCTCGCGGTCTTCCACCCCCGTGGCGGCATCATCCGCCGGGTCATGGAGGACTACTCGCGCCGGCGTCACGAGGAGGAGGGGTACGAGTTCGTCTACACCCCGCACGCCACCAAGGGCGCCCTCTTCGAGAAGTCGGGCCACCTGGACTGGTACGCCGACGGCATGTACCCCCCCATGCAGCTCGACGCGGGCACGGACTACTACCTCAAGCCCATGAACTGCCCGATGCACAACCTGATCTTCGACGCGCGCGGGCGTTCGTACCGTGAGCTGCCGTTGAGGCTGTTTGAATTCGGGACCGTGTACCGGTACGAGAAGTCGGGTGTCGTGCACGGCCTGACCCGTGCCCGTGGCTTCACGCAGGACGACGCGCACATCTACTGCACCCGCGAGCAGATGGCGGAGGAGCTCGACACGACGCTGACCTTCGTGCTCGACCTGCTCCGGGACTACGGTCTGAACGACTTCTACCTGGAGCTGTCCACCAAGGACCCGGAGAAGTTCGTCGGATCCGACGAGGCGTGGGAAGAAGCCACCGAGACCCTGCGCAAGGTCGCGGAGAAGCAGGGCCTCGAGCTGGTCGCCGACCCGGGCGGCGCGGCGTTCTACGGCCCGAAGATCTCGGTGCAGGCGCGGGACGCCATCGGCCGCACGTGGCAGATGTCGACCATCCAGCTCGACTTCAACCTGCCCGAGCGTTTCGACCTGGAGTACACCGGTGCCGACGGCACCAAGCAGCGCCCGGTCATGATCCACCGTGCGCTGTTCGGCAGCATCGAAAGGTTCTTCGCCGTTCTGCTGGAGCACTACGCGGGCGCGTTCCCGGCGTGGCTGGCCCCGGTCCAGGCGGTCGGCATCCCGATCGGTGACGGGCACGTCGAGTACCTGCAGGACTTCGCCGCCGAGGCGAAGAAGAAGGGCCTGCGGGTCGAGGTCGACGCTTCGTCGGACCGGATGCAGAAAAAGATCAGGAACCACCAGAAGGCCAAGGTCCCGTTCATGATCATCGTCGGTGACGAGGACATGGCCGCGGGCACGGTGTCCTTCCGCTACCGGGACGGGTCGCAGGAGAACGGGATTGCCCGTGACCAGGCCATCGCGAAGCTCGTTGACGTGGTGGAGCGCCGCGTCCAGGTGTGA
- a CDS encoding SsgA family sporulation/cell division regulator — MNTTVSCELHLRLVVSSESSLPVPAGLRYDTADPYAVHATFHTGAEETVEWVFARDLLAEGLHRPTGTGDVRVWPSRSHGQGVVCIALSSPEGEALLEAPARALESFLKRTDAAVPPGTEHRHFDLDTELSHILAES, encoded by the coding sequence ATGAACACCACGGTCAGCTGCGAGCTGCACCTGCGCCTCGTCGTGTCGAGCGAGTCCTCACTGCCTGTACCCGCAGGGCTGCGTTACGACACGGCCGATCCGTATGCCGTGCACGCCACCTTCCACACCGGAGCCGAAGAGACGGTCGAATGGGTCTTCGCGCGAGATCTGCTCGCCGAAGGGCTGCACCGTCCGACCGGCACCGGCGACGTCCGTGTCTGGCCGTCCCGCAGCCACGGTCAGGGCGTCGTCTGCATCGCGTTGAGCTCTCCGGAGGGGGAAGCCCTGCTGGAGGCCCCCGCGCGAGCCCTGGAGTCGTTCCTGAAGCGGACCGACGCCGCCGTCCCGCCGGGCACCGAGCACCGGCACTTCGACCTGGATACGGAGCTGTCCCACATCCTGGCCGAGAGCTGA
- a CDS encoding polysaccharide deacetylase family protein, with translation MTFLHRRTVLRAAASGALAGAAGAAAAGCAGRDGTADGGAAARGPAASTPAEAAKKPDAPRPPVLPPLPAGLPAQIEHGPRTGNAVALTFHGQGDPKTATDMLAAAERAGARLTVLAVGDWLDAEPGMARRVLDGGHELGNHTMRHLDISTMSATEAAAEIRECAERLRSLTGGVGRWFRPSRTRYATDQVARLAREAGYPHVLSYDVDSLDFTDPGAEAVRRTVLDAVRPGSVVSLHFGHAGTVAALPAILDGLHRRGLRAVTTTELLTR, from the coding sequence GTGACCTTCCTTCACCGCCGCACAGTGCTGCGCGCGGCCGCGAGCGGCGCCCTCGCCGGGGCCGCGGGGGCGGCCGCCGCGGGCTGCGCGGGGCGCGACGGGACCGCCGACGGTGGCGCGGCGGCCAGGGGCCCGGCGGCGTCGACGCCGGCCGAGGCGGCCAAGAAGCCCGACGCGCCCCGGCCGCCGGTGCTGCCCCCGCTGCCCGCCGGGCTGCCCGCCCAGATCGAGCACGGCCCGCGCACCGGGAACGCGGTGGCGCTCACCTTCCACGGCCAGGGTGATCCGAAGACGGCCACGGACATGCTGGCGGCGGCCGAACGGGCCGGGGCGCGGCTGACCGTGCTGGCCGTCGGTGACTGGCTGGACGCGGAGCCGGGGATGGCGCGCCGGGTGCTCGACGGCGGGCACGAGCTGGGCAATCACACCATGCGCCATCTGGACATCTCCACGATGAGCGCCACGGAGGCCGCCGCCGAGATCCGTGAGTGCGCCGAGCGGTTGCGGTCGCTCACGGGCGGGGTCGGCCGCTGGTTCCGGCCGTCGCGCACGCGGTACGCCACCGATCAGGTGGCCCGGCTCGCACGCGAGGCCGGATACCCGCACGTCCTGTCGTACGACGTGGACTCCCTGGACTTCACCGACCCGGGCGCGGAGGCGGTCCGGCGTACCGTGTTGGACGCGGTGCGGCCAGGGTCGGTCGTGAGTCTGCACTTCGGGCACGCCGGCACGGTCGCCGCGCTGCCCGCGATCCTCGACGGCTTGCACCGCCGCGGTCTGCGCGCGGTGACGACTACGGAGCTGCTGACCCGATGA
- a CDS encoding YncE family protein has product MILLSHHRSRPRPRGARRAALLAAACALLAAGCGGTASNEAADGSHRGAHHQKAAAPPGLPGMPPVLDPNDLYAADRPNALSPVVKNFPSRVYVPNTESDTVSVIDPKTYKVIETIPVGVQPQHVVPSWDLKTLWVNNNRGHTLTPIDPATGKVGETVEVHDPYNLYFTPDGKYAVVMASMDRELVFRDAHTMERKRTEPVTCAGVNHADFSPDGRYFVVSCEFSGELLKVDTAKMKVIGQQKLPFKGAMPQDVKISSDGKTWYIADMMADGVWVLNGDKFTKPWLMPTGKGAHGLYVSRDSKSMYISNRGEGSVSVLDLPSRKLVKKWELPDGGSPDMGGVSADGKELWLSGRYDSEVYVIDTRDGHQIARIPVGDGPHGLAFYPQPGRYSLGHTGIFR; this is encoded by the coding sequence ATGATCCTCCTCTCGCACCACCGTTCCCGCCCCCGTCCGCGGGGGGCCCGCCGGGCCGCGCTGCTGGCGGCCGCCTGTGCGTTGCTGGCCGCCGGCTGTGGTGGCACCGCCTCCAACGAGGCGGCGGACGGCTCGCACCGGGGCGCGCACCATCAGAAGGCGGCCGCGCCGCCCGGGCTGCCCGGCATGCCTCCGGTGCTCGACCCGAACGACCTGTACGCGGCCGACCGGCCGAACGCCCTGTCTCCCGTGGTGAAGAACTTTCCGTCGCGGGTGTACGTGCCCAATACCGAGTCCGACACGGTCAGCGTTATCGACCCGAAGACGTACAAGGTCATCGAGACGATCCCGGTCGGCGTGCAGCCGCAGCACGTGGTGCCGTCGTGGGACCTGAAGACGCTGTGGGTCAACAACAACCGCGGACACACTCTTACGCCCATCGATCCGGCCACCGGCAAGGTGGGGGAGACCGTCGAGGTCCACGACCCGTACAACCTGTACTTCACGCCGGACGGCAAGTACGCGGTGGTGATGGCGTCGATGGACCGGGAGCTGGTCTTCCGTGACGCGCACACGATGGAGCGCAAGCGCACGGAGCCGGTGACGTGTGCGGGGGTCAATCACGCGGACTTCTCGCCGGACGGGAGGTACTTCGTCGTCTCGTGCGAGTTCTCCGGGGAGCTGCTCAAGGTCGACACGGCGAAGATGAAGGTCATCGGTCAGCAGAAGCTGCCGTTCAAGGGGGCGATGCCGCAGGACGTGAAGATCTCGTCGGACGGCAAGACCTGGTACATCGCCGACATGATGGCCGACGGTGTGTGGGTGCTGAACGGCGACAAGTTCACCAAGCCCTGGCTGATGCCGACGGGCAAGGGCGCTCACGGGCTCTATGTGAGCCGGGACTCGAAGTCGATGTACATCTCCAACCGGGGTGAGGGCTCGGTCTCGGTGCTGGACCTGCCGAGCCGCAAGCTGGTGAAGAAGTGGGAGCTGCCGGACGGTGGCAGCCCGGACATGGGCGGGGTGTCGGCGGACGGCAAGGAGCTGTGGCTGTCCGGCCGCTACGACTCCGAGGTGTATGTGATCGACACCCGGGACGGTCACCAGATCGCCCGGATCCCGGTGGGTGACGGGCCGCACGGGCTCGCCTTCTATCCGCAGCCGGGCCGCTATTCGCTGGGCCACACGGGCATCTTCCGCTGA
- a CDS encoding DUF4365 domain-containing protein encodes MTLAQPDPALPASGLLPDRIPPPRGTLATTACMETLQVGYLHAVAAAAGCSLAQPFPDYGIDWHVSHSTPRHAVDDEVTIKVQLKCTYQLAPRPPGPTFSFTLDNDHLAKLARTPVSVHKILVVMIVPRARDDWLRAGHDRLELRHCCYWTNLAGHPVTGRRRTTVRIPTTRVFDDRALCEIMTRVGEGGRP; translated from the coding sequence ATGACCCTCGCGCAGCCCGACCCGGCCCTGCCGGCGAGCGGCCTGCTGCCCGACCGGATCCCCCCGCCGCGCGGGACGCTCGCCACCACCGCCTGCATGGAGACCCTCCAGGTCGGCTATCTGCACGCCGTCGCGGCAGCCGCCGGCTGCTCACTCGCCCAGCCCTTTCCCGACTACGGCATCGACTGGCACGTCAGCCACAGCACCCCCCGCCACGCCGTCGACGACGAGGTCACCATCAAGGTGCAGCTCAAGTGCACCTACCAGCTCGCCCCCCGCCCGCCCGGGCCGACCTTCTCCTTCACCCTCGACAACGACCACCTGGCCAAGCTCGCCCGCACCCCCGTCTCGGTGCACAAGATCCTCGTCGTGATGATCGTGCCCCGGGCCCGGGACGACTGGCTGCGAGCCGGCCACGACCGCCTCGAACTACGCCACTGCTGCTACTGGACCAACCTGGCCGGCCACCCCGTGACGGGCAGGCGCAGAACCACAGTGCGGATCCCGACCACGCGCGTCTTCGACGACCGAGCCCTCTGCGAGATCATGACGCGGGTCGGGGAGGGAGGGAGACCCTGA
- a CDS encoding SRPBCC family protein, whose translation MPRSRHTFRFRSTWTLPAPPETVYAALEATESYPAWWPQVRDVRLLGEADGTARFRSFLPYDLTVAARARRRDPVARVLEIALTGDLEGWARWTVLPHGATGSRARFEQEVEVRNPLMRRWALPARPLFIANHAWMMRAGRRGLRAHLERRADEI comes from the coding sequence ATGCCCCGCAGCCGCCACACCTTCCGCTTCCGCAGCACCTGGACCCTCCCCGCCCCGCCGGAGACCGTCTACGCCGCCCTGGAGGCCACGGAGAGCTACCCCGCCTGGTGGCCCCAGGTCCGGGACGTGCGCCTCCTCGGCGAGGCCGACGGCACCGCCCGCTTCCGATCCTTCCTCCCGTACGACCTCACCGTCGCCGCCCGCGCGCGACGCCGCGACCCGGTCGCCCGGGTCCTGGAGATCGCCCTGACCGGCGACCTCGAAGGATGGGCCCGCTGGACCGTGCTGCCCCACGGCGCCACGGGCAGCCGCGCCCGATTCGAGCAGGAAGTCGAGGTCCGCAACCCCCTCATGCGGCGCTGGGCCCTGCCCGCCCGCCCGCTCTTCATCGCCAACCACGCGTGGATGATGCGCGCCGGACGACGCGGACTGCGCGCACACCTGGAGCGCCGGGCGGACGAGATTTGA
- a CDS encoding CGNR zinc finger domain-containing protein has protein sequence MLINHDTRCALNAVVELLNTAPEGPDGPASDALTDLAALRRFVESTDLSDVGALGERDLAAVRDVRDTFAQVFAAADTRSAAELLNALVAEAGTTPQLTDHDGYDWHVHYFAPGASVAEHLAADGGMALAFLVVAGERERLRRCEAPDCGRAFVDLSRNRSRRYCDGRTCGNRLHVAAYRARRREAAD, from the coding sequence GTGCTGATCAACCACGACACCCGGTGCGCGCTCAACGCCGTCGTCGAGCTGCTGAACACCGCCCCGGAGGGGCCCGACGGCCCGGCGAGCGACGCGCTGACGGATCTGGCGGCGTTGCGCCGGTTCGTCGAGAGCACGGACCTGAGCGATGTCGGTGCGCTGGGCGAGCGGGATCTGGCGGCCGTGCGGGACGTCCGGGATACATTCGCTCAGGTGTTCGCCGCCGCCGACACGCGGAGTGCGGCGGAGCTGCTGAACGCGCTGGTGGCCGAGGCCGGGACCACGCCGCAGCTGACGGATCACGACGGCTATGACTGGCATGTGCATTACTTCGCACCCGGTGCCTCGGTCGCCGAGCACCTCGCGGCCGACGGCGGGATGGCGCTCGCGTTCCTCGTCGTGGCGGGTGAGCGGGAGCGGCTGCGGCGCTGTGAGGCGCCGGACTGCGGGCGGGCCTTCGTGGATCTCTCCCGTAACCGGTCGCGCCGCTATTGCGACGGGCGGACCTGCGGGAACCGGCTCCATGTCGCCGCGTACCGGGCGCGCCGCAGGGAAGCGGCGGACTGA
- a CDS encoding TIGR02611 family protein translates to MNAESDERPATAAAGDSTETEPPLGSRAPHFIKRSRPLHVSWQVGVFIVGLAVVAAGIVMLPLPGPGWLVIFGGMAIWATEFVWAQLVLRWTKRKVTEAAQRALDPKVRRRNIILTTIGLVIIAVLVGIYVWKFGMELPWKVRD, encoded by the coding sequence ATGAACGCGGAGAGTGACGAGCGGCCCGCGACGGCCGCGGCGGGGGACAGCACCGAAACAGAGCCGCCTCTCGGCTCCCGGGCCCCGCATTTCATCAAGCGGTCCCGGCCCCTGCACGTGAGCTGGCAGGTCGGCGTCTTCATCGTCGGCCTCGCCGTCGTCGCAGCCGGCATCGTCATGCTGCCCCTGCCCGGCCCCGGCTGGCTGGTCATCTTCGGCGGCATGGCGATCTGGGCCACCGAATTCGTCTGGGCCCAGCTCGTGCTGCGCTGGACCAAGCGCAAGGTCACCGAGGCCGCCCAGCGCGCCCTCGACCCCAAGGTGCGCCGCCGCAACATCATCCTCACCACGATCGGCCTCGTGATCATCGCGGTGCTCGTCGGCATCTACGTGTGGAAGTTCGGCATGGAGCTGCCCTGGAAGGTCCGCGACTGA